Proteins encoded in a region of the Campylobacter concisus genome:
- a CDS encoding molybdopterin biosynthesis protein MoeB yields MMQNFNEKNEFKYGKFNYEKAREIAKNCTKFKLDNDEEEMACGGERSCYDCAFRRW; encoded by the coding sequence ATGATGCAAAATTTCAATGAGAAAAATGAGTTTAAATACGGCAAATTTAACTACGAAAAAGCACGAGAAATAGCCAAAAACTGCACTAAATTTAAGCTAGATAATGACGAAGAAGAGATGGCTTGTGGAGGTGAGCGGAGCTGCTATGACTGCGCATTTAGGCGTTGGTAA
- a CDS encoding chemotaxis protein, whose protein sequence is MFKVEVIYKFCLVLVLILGLCMLAFSGVNFALGEYNEYLLNAHKIAGFLILLAATLHVINRRKKLVKLINETMDVLTRSKNPSICNMDRIIASLEPYSITEISQMLVFDEAIFCETLRKNGVKFNDSSQTLRQIARMNDEKIFFVLVLIIEAKFGKRFCGELKYKRGGKLKDKKMVA, encoded by the coding sequence ATGTTTAAAGTAGAGGTTATTTATAAATTCTGTCTCGTTTTAGTTCTTATTTTAGGGCTTTGTATGCTCGCATTCTCTGGTGTAAATTTTGCACTTGGTGAATATAATGAGTATCTATTAAATGCCCATAAAATCGCAGGTTTTTTAATATTGCTTGCTGCAACACTTCACGTTATAAATCGCAGAAAAAAACTAGTAAAGCTAATAAATGAAACAATGGATGTGCTAACACGCAGTAAAAATCCAAGTATTTGCAATATGGACCGAATTATCGCCTCGCTCGAGCCATACAGCATAACTGAAATTTCACAAATGTTGGTCTTTGACGAGGCTATTTTTTGCGAAACTTTACGCAAAAATGGGGTTAAATTTAATGACTCTAGCCAAACTCTACGCCAGATCGCGCGAATGAATGATGAAAAGATATTTTTCGTGCTAGTTCTTATAATCGAGGCGAAATTTGGCAAGAGATTTTGTGGCGAACTAAAGTATAAACGTGGCGGAAAACTTAAAGATAAAAAAATGGTCGCATAG